The genomic interval CGAGATCCGCTACGGCCAGAAGCTCGGCGAGAACCTGCAACTGCGCGAGCTGCATGCGCGATTTGACGCTGTCTTCCTTGGCCTGGGCCTGGGCGCCAGCCGCCGCCCGGGCCTCGTAGGCGAGGACGCGCCAGGCCTGCTGGCGGCCACCGACTACATCGCCGCGCTGCGCCAGGCACAGGACCTGTCGCAGCTGCCGGTGCCGCGCCGCGCCGTCGTCATTGGCGCCGGCAATACCGCGATCGACATGGCGGTGCAGATCAAGCGCCTGGGTGCGGAAGAGGTGACGCTGGTGTACCGTCGCGGCCTCGACGCGATGAGCGCGACCGGCCACGAAATCGAGATCGCCAAGGCGAACTTCGTCCACATCCGCACTGGGCCGCGCCGCTCGAGGTGCTGGTCGACGAAAGCGGTCGCGTCGCCGGCATGCGCTTCGAAGGGACGCGCCTGGAGGAGGGACGCCTGGCGCGCACCGGCGCGCTGATCGACATCGCCGCCGATGCCGTCTTCAAGGCGATCGGCCGGGGGATGGCGCCGGCGCCGGGCGACGACCTCGCTGCCGGGCTAGTGGGTGAAGGCGAGCGCATCGTCGTCGATGCATCCCTCCGCACCCGGGTGCCGGGCATCTACGCCGGCGGCGATTGCGTCGCGCTGGGCCAGGACCTGACGGTACAGGCGGTCCAGCACGGCAAACTGGCCGCGCTGGCCATCCATAACGACTTCGCCGCGGAGGCAGCATGGCCGACCTGAGCATCGATTTTTGCGGCATCAAATCGCCGAACCCGTTCTGGCTCGCTTCGGCACCGCCGACCGACAAGGCCTACAACGTCATCCGGGCTTTCGAAGCCGGCTGGGGCGGCGTGGTATGGAAGACGCTGGGCGAAGATCCGCCGGCGGTGAACGTGTCCTCGCGCTACTCGGCCCACTACGGCAAGAACCGCGAAGTCATCGGCTTCAACAACATCGAGCTGATCACCGACCGCAGCCTCGAGATCAACCTGCGCGAGATCGCCGCGGTCAAGAAGGCATGGCCCGACCGCGCCATGATCGTCTCCTTGATGCTGCCCTGCGAAGAGGCGCCGTGGGCGGCGATCCTGCCGCTGGTGGAAGCGACCGGCGCCGACGGCATCGAGCTCAATTTCGGTTGCCCGCATGGCATGCCCGAGCGTGGCATGGGCGCGGCGGTAGGCCAGGTGCCCGAATACGTCGAAATGGTCACGCGCTGGTGCAAGACCCATTCCCGCCTGCCCGTCATCGTTAAACTCACGCCGAACATTACCGACGTGCGCGCACCGGCACGGGCGGCGCTGGCTGGCGGGGCGGATGCGGTCTCGCTGATCAATACCATCAATTCCATTACCCACCTCGACCTCGACCGCATGGTTGCTTTTCCGGTTGTCGGCGGCGCCAGTACCCACGGCGGCTATTGCGGCTCGGCCGTGAAACCGATCGCGCTGAACATGGTGGCCGAGATCGCGCGCGATCCTTTCACTGCCCGCCTGCCGATTTCCGGCATTGGCGGCATCGGCAACTGGCGTGACGCCGCCGAATTCATCGCGCTCGGCGCCGGTTCCGTCCAGGTGTGCACGGCGGCGATGCTGCACGGCTTCCGCATCGTCGACGAGATGAAGGATGGCCTGTCGCGCTGGATGGACGAGAAGGGCTACCCGAACATCGCCGCGTTCTCGCGCAAGGCCGTGCCGAACACGACCGACTGGAAGGCGCTGGACATGAACTACCAGGTCATCGCCCACATCGACCAGGACAAATGCATCGGCTGCGGCAAGTGCTTCGTCGCTTGCGAGGACACGTCCCACCAGGCCATCGGGCGCGCGGTGCTGGAGAACGGCGGCCGCCGCTACGAGGTGATCCGCGAGGAATGCGTGGGCTGCAACCTGTGCGAGATCACCTGTCCGGTCGAAGCCTGCATCACGATGGTGCCGCAGGAAACCGGCAAGCCCTACATGAACTGGAATCAGGATCCGCGCAATCCGCGCGCGCTGGCGACGCCGCCATCGCCGCCGGCGCCGCTGGCCGAAGGTGCGCAGCGCGAAGTCCCCGCTTGACCCGGGCGCACAGGCGGACGATGCGCGGCCGGCCCCGGCCGTTCGCGCCGCCCCCATCGATTGCGCTACACTGGGTTGCACCGCAACCCGACTGGAGAGGCCCACCGTGACGGAACAAGTGACCGAACACCGCGCTGTCAGCAACGAACTCTGGAACCCCGAC from Massilia sp. Se16.2.3 carries:
- the preA gene encoding NAD-dependent dihydropyrimidine dehydrogenase subunit PreA, which translates into the protein MADLSIDFCGIKSPNPFWLASAPPTDKAYNVIRAFEAGWGGVVWKTLGEDPPAVNVSSRYSAHYGKNREVIGFNNIELITDRSLEINLREIAAVKKAWPDRAMIVSLMLPCEEAPWAAILPLVEATGADGIELNFGCPHGMPERGMGAAVGQVPEYVEMVTRWCKTHSRLPVIVKLTPNITDVRAPARAALAGGADAVSLINTINSITHLDLDRMVAFPVVGGASTHGGYCGSAVKPIALNMVAEIARDPFTARLPISGIGGIGNWRDAAEFIALGAGSVQVCTAAMLHGFRIVDEMKDGLSRWMDEKGYPNIAAFSRKAVPNTTDWKALDMNYQVIAHIDQDKCIGCGKCFVACEDTSHQAIGRAVLENGGRRYEVIREECVGCNLCEITCPVEACITMVPQETGKPYMNWNQDPRNPRALATPPSPPAPLAEGAQREVPA